Proteins encoded by one window of Paroedura picta isolate Pp20150507F chromosome 11, Ppicta_v3.0, whole genome shotgun sequence:
- the LOC143820152 gene encoding uncharacterized protein LOC143820152 isoform X1 encodes MMENACTSSELPEAWKTTFAKMRPIIPAVFQILPAVAMIIAGCFGQPGFGTPWWSGITFLISGICLLILVLKKQTVVWEKWTFIAMILSMLVAVLAVTLYSLEFALATLPHSPFPHHGLNSTQLIRHYKVNTAELVLVAFELGICAWSLHILQEARKRLVY; translated from the exons ATGATGGAAAATGCTTGCACAAGCAGTGAACTACCAGAAGCCTGGAAAACGACATTTGCAAAAATGCGTCCTATAATACCCGCT GTATTTCAGATTTTGCCAGCAGTTGCAATGATTATAGCTGGCTGTTTTGGACAACCGGGCTTTGGAACACCATGGTGGTCTGGAATCACG TTTCTTATATCTGGCATTTGTCTTCTCATACTGGTGCTGAAGAAGCAGACAGTTGTTTGG GAAAAGTGGACTTTCATTGCTATGATTCTTAGCATGCTGGTAGCAGTTCTGGCGGTTACTCTTTATTCTCTTGAATTTGCTCTGGCTACCTTGCCTCACAGTCCGTTTCCACACCACGGACTCAAT TCTACCCAGTTGATCCGTCACTACAAAGTAAATACAGCCGAACTTGTACTGGTGGCCTTTGAACTTGGCATTTGTGCTTGGAGTCTGCACATACTTCAAGAAGCAAGAAAGAGACTGgtgtattaa
- the LOC143820152 gene encoding uncharacterized protein LOC143820152 isoform X2, protein MMENACTSSELPEAWKTTFAKMRPIIPAFLISGICLLILVLKKQTVVWEKWTFIAMILSMLVAVLAVTLYSLEFALATLPHSPFPHHGLNSTQLIRHYKVNTAELVLVAFELGICAWSLHILQEARKRLVY, encoded by the exons ATGATGGAAAATGCTTGCACAAGCAGTGAACTACCAGAAGCCTGGAAAACGACATTTGCAAAAATGCGTCCTATAATACCCGCT TTTCTTATATCTGGCATTTGTCTTCTCATACTGGTGCTGAAGAAGCAGACAGTTGTTTGG GAAAAGTGGACTTTCATTGCTATGATTCTTAGCATGCTGGTAGCAGTTCTGGCGGTTACTCTTTATTCTCTTGAATTTGCTCTGGCTACCTTGCCTCACAGTCCGTTTCCACACCACGGACTCAAT TCTACCCAGTTGATCCGTCACTACAAAGTAAATACAGCCGAACTTGTACTGGTGGCCTTTGAACTTGGCATTTGTGCTTGGAGTCTGCACATACTTCAAGAAGCAAGAAAGAGACTGgtgtattaa